One window of Nocardia sp. NBC_00508 genomic DNA carries:
- the ehuA gene encoding ectoine/hydroxyectoine ABC transporter ATP-binding protein EhuA — protein sequence MIRFTDVEKYFGEVMCLSELNFAVSPGEFVTLIGPSGSGKTTILRLLMTLERVSKGTIEVAGEYLSHMHKGARLVPADEAHLRRARKKIGMVFQQFNLFPNMNVLRNVTEGPIRSLGKPKGAAEARAVELLELVGLSDKTTARPTQLSGGQQQRVAIARALAMEPEVLLLDEVTSALDPELVAGVLHLLKDIAVTTDITFLCVTHEMQFARDVSDRVMMFDSGRVIEDGDPEKIFTDPDHDRTREFLRAVLDRA from the coding sequence ATGATCCGGTTCACCGATGTGGAGAAGTACTTCGGCGAAGTGATGTGCCTGAGCGAGCTGAACTTCGCGGTGTCGCCGGGCGAGTTCGTGACCTTGATCGGTCCGTCCGGTTCCGGCAAGACAACGATCCTGCGCCTGCTGATGACGCTGGAGCGGGTGTCGAAAGGCACCATCGAGGTCGCCGGGGAGTACCTCAGCCACATGCACAAGGGCGCCCGGCTGGTGCCCGCGGACGAGGCGCATCTGCGCCGGGCGCGCAAGAAGATCGGCATGGTATTCCAGCAGTTCAATCTGTTCCCGAACATGAATGTGCTGCGCAACGTCACTGAAGGCCCGATCCGCAGTCTCGGCAAACCGAAGGGGGCGGCGGAGGCGCGGGCGGTGGAGCTGCTCGAGCTGGTCGGTCTCTCCGACAAGACGACTGCTCGGCCGACTCAGCTGTCGGGCGGGCAGCAGCAGCGGGTGGCCATCGCCCGGGCGCTCGCCATGGAACCCGAGGTGCTGCTGCTGGACGAGGTGACATCGGCGCTGGATCCCGAGTTGGTGGCCGGTGTATTGCATCTGCTGAAGGACATCGCCGTGACCACTGACATCACGTTCTTGTGTGTTACGCACGAAATGCAGTTCGCGCGTGACGTTTCCGATCGGGTGATGATGTTCGACTCCGGCCGGGTGATCGAGGACGGCGATCCGGAGAAGATCTTCACCGACCCCGATCACGACCGCACGCGGGAATTCCTGCGTGCGGTGCTGGACCGGGCCTGA
- a CDS encoding crotonase/enoyl-CoA hydratase family protein, whose product MPHCLVEKRDHVLIVTMNRPEARNALSAEMMAIMRDAWDQVDNDPDIRVAILTGAGGAFCAGADLKAMTAQHPGDSFAGGGWDLSKIEALLKGRRLTKPLIAAVEGPAIAGGTEILQGTDIRVAGESAKFGVSEARWGLFPLGGSAVRLVRQIPYTVAADILLTGRHVTAAEAKEIGLIGHVVPDGTALDKALDLAGQIAANGPLAVQAILRTIRETEAMPEEDAFQIDAKLGMAVFRSADAKEGPKAFAQKRTPTFTGS is encoded by the coding sequence ATGCCGCACTGCCTCGTCGAGAAGCGCGACCATGTCCTCATCGTCACCATGAACCGGCCCGAGGCGCGCAACGCGCTGTCGGCGGAGATGATGGCGATCATGCGTGACGCCTGGGACCAGGTGGACAACGATCCGGACATCCGGGTGGCGATCCTGACCGGCGCAGGCGGCGCGTTCTGTGCGGGCGCCGATCTCAAGGCGATGACCGCCCAGCACCCCGGCGACTCGTTCGCGGGCGGCGGCTGGGATCTGTCCAAGATCGAGGCGCTGCTCAAGGGCCGCAGGCTCACCAAGCCGCTGATCGCGGCGGTCGAGGGCCCTGCCATCGCGGGCGGCACCGAGATCCTGCAGGGCACCGATATCCGCGTGGCCGGCGAGAGCGCGAAATTCGGTGTGTCCGAAGCGCGTTGGGGCCTGTTCCCGCTGGGCGGCTCGGCGGTGCGGCTGGTCCGCCAGATCCCCTACACCGTCGCCGCGGACATCCTGCTCACCGGTCGGCACGTCACCGCGGCGGAAGCCAAGGAGATCGGCCTGATCGGGCACGTGGTGCCGGACGGAACGGCACTGGACAAGGCACTGGACCTCGCCGGGCAGATCGCCGCGAACGGCCCCCTCGCGGTGCAGGCCATCCTGCGGACCATCCGGGAGACCGAGGCCATGCCGGAGGAAGACGCGTTCCAGATCGACGCCAAGCTCGGCATGGCGGTGTTCCGCTCGGCCGACGCCAAGGAAGGCCCGAAGGCGTTCGCCCAGAAGCGCACGCCGACCTTCACCGGCAGCTGA